One segment of Methylocella silvestris BL2 DNA contains the following:
- a CDS encoding DUF1501 domain-containing protein, whose product MRNHSRRELLFNTIYGAGGLTLAAYMPGGGIFATPALAATLGDPLAPKQPHFAPKVKSVIWLHMDGAPSTIDLFDYKPDLIKLAGQEPPPSFLQGIKTSTQGGVGKLFASNRSWKQYGDSGAWFSDLVPNLAEHADKIAFIKSSTTIGATHDISILKLNTGDTSPGRPSLGAWVTYALGSANPDLPAYVVLYNGKKEPTGGSVNWSSGFLPAVYQGTAFRPGGSPILHLDRPELIGLAEQRDDLDLLKRINEQRAALHPEDTELQARIRSYELAYRMEATAPEAVDLAKESDATKALYGLDDPVTKDYGTSLLRARRLVERNVRFVQVVSGPLELPGEEQPINWDAHRDLEKNHSAHARTVDKPIAGLLADLKSRGLLDDTLVVWTSEFGRTSYGQSGNGRDHNPWGYTQWMAGGGVKAGSTFGQTDEIGLQSVGKKVDTYDLHATVLQLLGLDHLKTIFLRAGRAERPTVVYGEVVKELLA is encoded by the coding sequence ATGAGAAACCATTCGCGGCGGGAGCTGCTTTTCAACACGATCTATGGCGCAGGCGGGCTGACGCTCGCCGCCTACATGCCGGGGGGCGGCATCTTCGCGACGCCGGCGCTCGCCGCGACGCTGGGCGATCCCCTTGCGCCGAAGCAGCCCCATTTCGCGCCGAAGGTGAAGTCGGTGATCTGGCTGCATATGGACGGCGCGCCAAGCACGATCGATCTTTTCGACTACAAGCCGGATCTCATCAAACTGGCGGGCCAGGAGCCGCCTCCGTCCTTCCTTCAGGGCATCAAGACGAGCACGCAGGGCGGCGTCGGCAAGCTCTTCGCTTCAAATCGGAGCTGGAAGCAATATGGCGACAGCGGCGCATGGTTCTCCGATCTTGTGCCCAATCTCGCCGAACATGCGGACAAGATCGCCTTCATCAAATCCTCGACGACGATCGGCGCCACCCACGATATTTCGATCCTGAAGCTCAACACCGGCGATACGAGTCCCGGCAGGCCTTCCCTCGGCGCCTGGGTCACTTATGCGCTCGGCTCGGCCAATCCGGATCTGCCAGCCTATGTCGTGCTCTACAACGGCAAGAAGGAGCCGACAGGAGGGTCGGTCAACTGGAGCTCAGGCTTCCTCCCGGCGGTGTATCAAGGCACCGCATTCCGGCCGGGCGGATCGCCAATTCTCCATTTGGACCGTCCCGAATTGATCGGACTCGCCGAGCAGCGCGATGATCTCGATCTGTTGAAGCGGATCAACGAACAGCGCGCGGCGCTTCATCCGGAAGACACTGAACTCCAGGCGCGTATCCGATCCTACGAGCTCGCCTACCGCATGGAGGCGACGGCGCCGGAGGCCGTCGATCTCGCCAAGGAGAGCGACGCGACGAAAGCGCTCTATGGGCTCGACGATCCCGTCACCAAGGATTACGGCACCAGCCTGTTGCGGGCGCGCCGCCTGGTGGAGCGCAATGTGCGATTCGTCCAGGTGGTCTCGGGGCCGCTCGAACTGCCCGGCGAGGAACAGCCGATCAATTGGGACGCCCACCGCGATCTCGAGAAGAATCACTCCGCTCACGCGCGGACGGTCGACAAGCCAATCGCCGGCTTGCTCGCGGATCTGAAATCACGTGGGCTGCTCGACGACACTCTAGTGGTGTGGACGTCCGAATTCGGACGCACCTCCTATGGGCAGAGCGGCAATGGGCGCGACCACAATCCGTGGGGCTACACGCAATGGATGGCCGGCGGCGGCGTCAAGGCGGGCTCGACCTTCGGCCAGACGGATGAAATCGGCCTGCAGTCGGTCGGCAAGAAGGTTGACACCTATGATCTCCATGCGACCGTTCTCCAGCTGCTTGGCCTCGATCATCTGAAGACGATCTTCCTGAGGGCCGGCCGCGCGGAGCGCCCCACGGTCGTCTATGGCGAGGTCGTCAAGGAGTTGCTCGCCTAG
- a CDS encoding cytochrome b/b6 domain-containing protein, which produces MSASNQFVETPDVLDAPDLLGDQGLIAPAAEAIEQRPRNERRVWDFPVRVFHWTLVGAIVGAFVTNRLGVSYFKYHVWFGYTVLVLVAFRIVWGFVGTKHALFRSFLKGPAATVRYAANLARGSGARFAGHNPLGAWMVILLLGGLGAQAVAGLFSNDEIFNTGPLAGYVTKDLSLLLTSAHRRIFYWIAAAIGLHILAVVIHKRFEQPDIIKAMFTGKKARDNVAADEEIATSRGWLAAILIVSLGAALALVVSYAPAPIDDAF; this is translated from the coding sequence ATGAGCGCCAGCAATCAATTCGTCGAAACGCCAGACGTCCTTGACGCGCCAGATCTCCTCGGCGACCAAGGCCTCATCGCTCCGGCCGCTGAGGCCATCGAGCAGCGGCCGCGGAACGAGCGGCGCGTGTGGGATTTTCCCGTGCGCGTGTTCCATTGGACGCTCGTGGGCGCAATCGTCGGCGCCTTCGTCACCAACAGACTTGGCGTCTCCTATTTCAAATATCATGTCTGGTTCGGATACACGGTCCTCGTGCTCGTCGCGTTCCGCATTGTTTGGGGATTCGTCGGCACCAAACACGCGTTGTTTCGTAGCTTTCTCAAAGGTCCGGCGGCCACGGTCCGCTACGCCGCCAATCTCGCGCGCGGAAGCGGGGCGCGCTTTGCCGGTCACAACCCGCTTGGCGCCTGGATGGTCATTCTGTTGTTGGGTGGTCTTGGCGCCCAGGCTGTCGCCGGGCTGTTCAGCAATGACGAAATCTTCAACACGGGCCCGCTGGCCGGCTATGTGACCAAGGACTTAAGCCTTCTCCTGACGTCCGCGCACAGGCGCATCTTCTATTGGATCGCAGCCGCCATCGGTCTTCATATTCTAGCGGTCGTCATTCACAAACGGTTTGAGCAGCCGGACATCATAAAGGCGATGTTCACGGGAAAGAAAGCTCGCGACAACGTCGCAGCGGATGAGGAAATCGCGACGTCGCGCGGCTGGCTCGCAGCGATCCTCATCGTATCCCTTGGCGCCGCGCTCGCCTTGGTCGTCAGCTACGCCCCTGCGCCGATCGACGACGCGTTCTAG
- a CDS encoding c-type cytochrome: MSPKFGLTSKIAAAGVTLALGVSFALSANSQTAPAAGAAAGPSPGRQAVETRKAIFTLVGASFRPIGAILKGSTPYDAALVDKSIARVVFLSKFADDAFPEVSNLGEPETKAKPEIWTERADFETKLQNFQTHILALQKVNEQDKGPTDAFKTAAAAVGQDCKACHDAFKVK, from the coding sequence ATGAGCCCGAAGTTCGGATTAACCTCAAAGATAGCCGCGGCAGGCGTAACGCTTGCTCTTGGCGTCAGCTTCGCCCTGTCGGCGAATTCGCAGACGGCGCCAGCGGCGGGAGCGGCGGCGGGCCCCAGCCCGGGCCGGCAGGCCGTCGAAACGCGCAAAGCCATTTTCACGCTGGTCGGCGCCAGCTTCCGGCCAATTGGCGCGATCCTCAAAGGCTCGACGCCCTACGACGCCGCATTGGTCGACAAGAGCATCGCGCGCGTCGTCTTCCTCTCAAAATTTGCCGATGACGCATTCCCGGAGGTCTCCAATCTCGGCGAGCCGGAGACCAAGGCAAAACCGGAGATCTGGACCGAGCGCGCCGACTTCGAGACAAAGCTCCAGAACTTCCAGACCCATATCCTTGCCCTGCAAAAAGTGAATGAACAGGATAAGGGACCGACGGACGCGTTCAAAACCGCCGCCGCCGCGGTTGGACAGGATTGCAAGGCTTGTCACGACGCCTTCAAGGTCAAATAG
- the tolR gene encoding protein TolR has product MAFALRKNDGDFDAPPMSDMNVTPLVDVMLVLLIVFMVAAPMMATGVPIDLPKAQTKPLVDQKQPIAVSINSEGKYFVDQREVAADELILVLGENAESKERRIHVRGDKSVSYGKVIEIMGLINSAGYVKVALVSESSGAAIKATP; this is encoded by the coding sequence ATGGCCTTCGCGCTGCGTAAGAACGACGGCGACTTCGATGCGCCGCCCATGAGCGACATGAATGTGACGCCCCTCGTCGATGTGATGCTCGTCCTGCTGATCGTCTTCATGGTGGCGGCGCCGATGATGGCGACAGGCGTTCCGATCGACCTTCCAAAGGCGCAGACGAAGCCGCTGGTCGATCAGAAGCAGCCGATCGCCGTGAGCATCAACTCAGAGGGCAAATATTTCGTCGATCAGCGGGAAGTCGCAGCCGACGAGCTCATTCTGGTGCTCGGCGAAAACGCGGAAAGCAAGGAGCGCCGCATTCACGTGCGCGGCGACAAATCCGTTTCCTATGGCAAGGTTATCGAAATCATGGGGCTCATCAATTCGGCGGGCTACGTCAAGGTCGCGCTGGTGTCGGAATCGTCCGGCGCCGCAATCAAAGCGACGCCTTAA